The Megalobrama amblycephala isolate DHTTF-2021 linkage group LG22, ASM1881202v1, whole genome shotgun sequence sequence aaaaaatattattattatcattaattattattactattgtatattattataattaaaagaaattaaattaaatgtttataaatgaatgacatttattttaatacaaataatcattcttattatttattgtaattaaaataaccaaataaaataacaatgaacaatacatgttattatcatcattttttttgtattatttattttttcttgcaaCATGATTATGATTGTTCATTTGAAATGGCTCATCTTTCAGGCAGGGTTTGCGACTGGCAATTTTGAGCTCCGTCCTCTTCTGTTCTACGGCGGCTGTGGTTTCACCATCATGCGCTGTATGAGTTTTGCTCTTGAGAACTGTGAGAGAAAAGATGGAAACTACAGCATCCTGGAGCTTCTCAAGTACAACTTTTACCTCCCCTTCTTTTACTTCGGACCCATCATGACATTCGACAAGTTCTACATTCAGGTCTGCACCTAAATTAACCGAATGAAATGATGGTTTGATCATTTTCCAAATGAATAGCGTTGCCCTTTGACACCCCACCAGGCCAATAACCCTAACCTGACGAGGAAAGACGGGGAGATGTGGAACATTTCCATCCAAGCCCTGGTAAACCTGGTGGTTATTATGATAGTGGCAGTCCTCTTTCACTTCATGTACATTCTGACCATTCCTACTGACATGAAGCTCCTCAAACACATCTCTGACTGGGCCCTCGGTATGTATAAAGTATGTGTGTTAGTATTCACTTACTTTGCTCAAGTTTTCAAGACCACCATAGCCTTTCTCTTCTTTCACTATGCAGTTGGATTGGCCTACTTAAATCTGGTGTATGATTGGGTGAAAGCAGCAGTGATGTTTGGAGTGATAAACACAGTTTCAAGACTGGATCATCTGGACCCTCCCAAACCACCGAAATGCATTACAATGCTTTATGTTTTCTCTGAGGCGTGAGTGAGCCCTTATTATgttgtcttttttaaatttttcataAATTGATTTTGATATAATCAGTACAACACAACTATGTTCATCATTCTGTTTTTTTACAGACACTTTGATCGAGGAATAAATGACTTTCTATGCAAGTATGATTGACATTGTTACATCTATCAAACTTTTAAGCAACACAATGCTTTCATGCTTTAACAAAGAACACTATCATCTCCACAGGTATGTTTATAACTATCTCGGCGGGAAACATGAGAACGTTTTGGATGAGCTGATAGCCTCTCTGTGCACGTATGGCATCATGTCCCTCTGGCTGGGACCAAGCTGGGTGGTTTTCATCTGGGCTTTCTTAAACTGCTTTGGCCTTAATTTTGAACTGTGGACCGCAAAATTATTCTCCATGGAACCTTTTATTTCTATTGAGGTAAGAAATATGACCAGTAATAATTTTCTGGATTTTGTAGTCACGTACTCTGACATGGACATTGCTAATGATAATTCTAGTGCTCCAGTGCTCTCTAGTGGTTCAATTATTGGTGCTAAAAAGGTCCTCTAGGGCTCTCTCTGGtggttaaatgttaaattactgGTAATATAAATGATAATCTCTTCTACAAATGTTTCCTTCCACCCACAGATGGCGATATCAGATTCTATGTCACGCAGGATCAGGGCTGTGTTCAATACTTTCAACTTCTGGACAATTGTCCTTTACAATATCCTGGTCCTGAACAGTCTTGAATTTGCCAAACTGGTTGCAAAGAGGTTGTTGCTTAAAggtaaattaaatgcattttaaaaaatgttttgaccaTTTGATGTTCTTCAAAAATATAATATCCTTAAATCAAACTGTATTTTGTTTGTCAGGTTTCCCCTTCACCACCATCACTGCGATGTTCGTTACCTACTGCTTGATTCAGCTGATTAAGGAAAAGGAAAGAAGACAGGCTTTGATTGACGATCCAGACCCAATCCCCCCTCCAGCCCCTGTTCCTGCACCCACAGCTGCACCCACTACCACAGATCCCAGCACCACCCAGATGGACGCTGCTGCCGCCCAGCCTGTGGACCCAAACAAGCAAAAGGCAGAGTAGAGATTACACACGAtggttacatttttataaaaccTGAATGGTTTACTTAGACATTTTGTGTCAATCATAGTCgagaaataatgttttaataacgGTACTGTAAGGAAAGATGCTGCAATCGAAACAGATTTACAGATTTTCTCAACATTATACTCTCATTGGCTGCTTTTTAAATTAGTGACAGTTTTGCATATGTAATAGGAGTTTCAAATATGTGCTTTGTAGTTAAAAACATAGAGGATGGATTTTATTACTACAAATTTTATAACAAAGTTTTAATTCAAATGAAATACAAATGCTCAGTGTTCATACCAGAAGTAATTACTGCCTGAGGTTGAAAATATGTGCTTAAATGAAAGTAATGGAGTGAAGATCACAAAGATTATTTTATGAATTTGTgatatgcattaaaataatcttCATTTATGACTATGTGTATGTCTCTTATGTCTCTCTTAGTTCTTttctaaacctttttttttttggaagttCAATTCATTTTTCAAATTAATGTAAATACAGAAATGGTAGAGTTCTTATTGACAGAGATTGATCACAGAGTCTCTGGGACGTGGTCGCTTAAATTAAACTGTGACTCTTAACAAAAGCATGAATGCCATTGAGAACATTCAAGATCTTTGATGTCATGAAACCCTTTTCACTCTAGGATATTTATACGAACTGGCCTAAGCTCTGTTCTATTTGTTCAAACGTTAAGGTAACCAATGATCATGTGTGAACTATTGATATTCTCATCAGTGACTCCGTAAGTTGGGGAACAGTTGATATTAAGCAGACATTTTGTccatatatttttgttacatttttatacCCTGCCcggtcaaaaaaaaaagttgctgtttggTTTAAATTGGcaaatacttaaagggttagttcacccaaaaataaaaattctgtcattaattacccaccctcatgtcgttccacatccgtaagacttttgttcatcttcagaacataaaatccgatggctcagtgaggccttcattgacatcaagacaattaacactttcaatgcccagaaagctactaaatgttcatgtgactacagtggttcaaccttaatgttataaagcgacgagaatacttttgtgcaccaaaaaacaaaataatgactttattcaacaatatctagtgatgggcaatttcaaaacactgcttcatgaagcttcgaagctttatgaatcttttgtttcgaatcagtggttcggagcgtgtatcaaactaccaaagtcacgccccccagtggtgaaccaatgaaatttcgaaacacttatgacgtaacgaagcctcgtttactttaatcatgtgactttggcagtttgatacacgttccgaaccactgattcgaaacaagattcgtaaagcttcaaagcttcatgaagcagtgttttgaaatcgcccatccctagatattgtggaataatgtcgttattttgttttttttggcgcacaaaaaggattctcgtcacttcataacattaaggttgaaccactgtggtcacatgaactgttttaaatatgcttttagtacctttctgggcattgaaagtgtaaattgtcttgctgtcaatggaatttgtgttccaaaacgggtgtggaacgacataagggagagtacttaaagggttagttcacccaaaaatgacaattctgtcatcatttactcacccacaagttatccaaatctgtataaatttctttgttctgctcaacacaaaagaagatatttaaagAAAGTTAgtaaccaggctgctttggggcaccattgacttccatagtaggaaaaaaaatacaatggaagtcagtgatgctccaaaactgttcagtttccccacaatcttcaaaatatcttcttttgtgttcaacagaacaaagaaatttatacaggtttggaacaacattaggttgagtaaatgatgacagaatgttcatttttgggtgaactatccctttaagagtctatgactggatcattattgctttgattattatgtttctagcatgttatatgtttgggatcagttcttttaaccctaattgAAGGAgcgtgtagcttttcatttcttaaacaaccatgtaggaagacgtatcatggccatattccaggatgacaaagctaagattcatcaggctcaaattgtaaaagaatggttgggagggagcatgaagaatcttcacacatgaattggcacctctgagtccagaccttaaattcattgaaagtcttcaGGATGTTCCGGaatagactttacagagtgctcacctcttgcattgtcaatacaagatcttgaccaaaaactgATGTACCACTTGATGGAAATAATATCACAACATTAATTTGttactgattattttttttaaattgtataattttGGGCCATTTTCCAGGGTAGGATATTTGATACCAAATGTACGGAAAGTTATATTACAAGATGAGAATCCATGTAATAAAATATCCCATTATCCATCATATAgtctataaaaataataaatcaaaaggGTGATTCATAATCTCATAAAGGTCCTATGTAGTGGCCTGTGATCTCACCCAGAAGGCCAGTGTTTCTTCTGACTGCTGTCTCCCATGGGGAAGTGTGTCAGCTGTTGCACAGGTCAGGGGGTTGTGTTTCACATGTACAAGTATGGATTCCACATCTTTGTGAAGGACCTATAAATAGCCCCCAGTTGGAGTTTGGTTGAAGTATTGGAACAGCTGATGAAGCCTGTATTCCTGACAGCAAAGCGGAACTGATTCAACCCTGCCTCTTCTTTCTCAACCACTAACAGAAGTGCGGAACAGAGAGCGCTGGACTAGCCATTTACTTCATTGTGACCATCAGGGATAGTACGCGATCAATATGGCTCTACCCATAGATCCCATGGAGGAGCCGCGCATGTACCAGCAAACTTTGCTGCAAGATGGTCTATACGATCTTCTGGAGAGCGATATGATGGTTGACTGTGTGTTAAAGATAAAAGACAAAGAGTTTCCATGCCACCGGTTGGTCCTAGCTGCTTGCAGCTCATACTTCAGAGCTTTCTTCAAGTCAGGTGTGGAGGAGAGTAAACAGAAGGAGATCGTATTGGAGGATGTGGAGCCTGGTGTAATGGGGATGATCTTGAAGTACCTCTACACCTCAAACATCAATGTGACGGAGCAAAACGTGCAGGACATCTTTGCTTTGGCCAACCTGCTTCAGATCCCCTCGATTTTCACTGTATGCGTCTCGTTCCTGCAAAAGCGACTGAGTTTGAGCAACTGTTTGGCGATTTTTCGACTAGGACTGATGCTGGACTGTCCTCGTCTGGCCATATCTGCGAGGAACTTCGCTTGCGAGCGCTTCCAGCTTATTGCTCGGGATGAAGAATTCCTGCAACTGATTCCGAGCGAATTGGCGGCTGTTATTGCATCTGACTCTTTAAATGTAGAAACGGAGCAAGAAGTTTTTGAGGCTTTGATCAAGTGGGTTGGACATGACCAAGAAAAGAGGCTGGAGGACCTACCGGGTCTGCTGGATTGCATCAGATTACGCCTGGTTCCTCAGGACTACTTCACCAAAAATGTGGAGAAACATGAATGGTTGAGCTCGAACCCAGAGATCACCAAGAAACTGCAACTAGTCAAAGACGCCCATGCTGGGAAGCTTCCAGAAGTCAAGAAGACCAAAAGCAAAAAGAGTGCTGGTGAGGAAGGACAGAAGGAGagagatgaagaagaagaagagcagGAGGAGCTACTTCCAGGCATCTTGAATGACAATCTGCGGTTCGGGATGTTCCTGAGAGACTTGATCTTCTTGATCAATAGCACTGCATCGGTGGCTTATGACCCGACGGGAAATGATTGTTATGTGGCGGCACTCTCTACCCAAATCCCTAAAAACCACTGCAGTCTGGTCACAAAGGAAAACCAGATATTTGTGGCAGGTGGACTCTTTTTTGATGAACAAAGTAAAGACGAACAGATCTATTCATACTTTTTGCAGGTAAAGGACTactttctgtcatttattgctTTAGTACAGTCTAGTTTTCATTCATTCTTTTCTCAGAATCATTCATTCTACACACTGTAAGGTTTATGTAGTCATAGACAACATTAGCAAACAGATCAGTGTGTTTCTGCATCTACCCAGCTATAGTTACGTATATATTTGGAAATAAGTGAAGGTAAAGACCCCAGATAAATCATTGGTTTTCTGCCCTGTGTTGATAACGTATTTTCTATGAAACTGAAAGCCTGGGAAGGATATTGCATGATTTGCTATTTGCTAGTGGTTTCAGTTGGTATTAGGGGTAGAGATTGGACAAAATGTTTTGATTGGATAaaaacaaagtccctttaagacaagtcatttcactcggcggccatctttgaaacgcctctcgggcatcctgggcatcatgcaatctctttgaatggggaaacatcaaattctccaaaactgttcgccaaccttacgattaaatttcatatttgaaatcaacaatgaaatctaacaacaaccggctcataaatttagtttctaaacgctcgaatcatgacaaaaaactgtatttttcaggctggatcaagctaatgcgcatgcgcagacctaaatgcacGTCTTTTTCGGAGGCGCGTGTCTGattgtttctatagaaaccggtgattctaaccagtcggcgattggctcttatttagaaggcgggacttattccgccatattgcgctttacactttcttctcccattcaaaacaatacgagtgacacgtcttgtgttattctgtaGTCTTTGATAAAAATCTGTGTAGTTCAGGATGAGTCATcactatttttattcattttcctggaagagaaaaatatttaacagtttgaaagttttgctttttttttgacTGTAGGCCTATGGTAAAAGTTTATAGAATCATACTGTATATTACTCTAACATCCCAGAACTTCCCTGCAATGTTTC is a genomic window containing:
- the klhl40b gene encoding kelch-like protein 40b: MALPIDPMEEPRMYQQTLLQDGLYDLLESDMMVDCVLKIKDKEFPCHRLVLAACSSYFRAFFKSGVEESKQKEIVLEDVEPGVMGMILKYLYTSNINVTEQNVQDIFALANLLQIPSIFTVCVSFLQKRLSLSNCLAIFRLGLMLDCPRLAISARNFACERFQLIARDEEFLQLIPSELAAVIASDSLNVETEQEVFEALIKWVGHDQEKRLEDLPGLLDCIRLRLVPQDYFTKNVEKHEWLSSNPEITKKLQLVKDAHAGKLPEVKKTKSKKSAGEEGQKERDEEEEEQEELLPGILNDNLRFGMFLRDLIFLINSTASVAYDPTGNDCYVAALSTQIPKNHCSLVTKENQIFVAGGLFFDEQSKDEQIYSYFLQFDPATSDWMGMPPIPSPRFLFGMGEAENFIFVIGGREMKEGEHILETVMVYDRQCLKWADSDPLPYPVYGHGVVSHNEMIYVIGGKGENKQCLNRVCVYDTKKHQWTDLAPLNTARSLFGVTIHKNKIYVAAGVTDTGLTGSAEVYDIKTNKWSEFVEFPQERSSPSLVTVGGVLYAVGGFAMFPKEDSDDLMPQEMNDIWRYDEGERKWNGILREIQYASGATVLGVRLNTLRLTKM
- the hhatlb gene encoding hedgehog acyltransferase like, b, translating into MGVKAALPRYELYLYNVVLCMAMLWAARWIFDVSSSNSNKKTFKTSVQPGWYYSGRKMDTADVEWMMWFSTFREHIIFALSGHVIFAKICSLLAPQYRSLVYMVYGMLAVFSSMGWAYVMLILSHCVLLYSISLVKLRWLCFVAGLTTLATFKMEPFISWQAGFATGNFELRPLLFYGGCGFTIMRCMSFALENCERKDGNYSILELLKYNFYLPFFYFGPIMTFDKFYIQANNPNLTRKDGEMWNISIQALVNLVVIMIVAVLFHFMYILTIPTDMKLLKHISDWALVGLAYLNLVYDWVKAAVMFGVINTVSRLDHLDPPKPPKCITMLYVFSEAHFDRGINDFLCKYVYNYLGGKHENVLDELIASLCTYGIMSLWLGPSWVVFIWAFLNCFGLNFELWTAKLFSMEPFISIEMAISDSMSRRIRAVFNTFNFWTIVLYNILVLNSLEFAKLVAKRLLLKGFPFTTITAMFVTYCLIQLIKEKERRQALIDDPDPIPPPAPVPAPTAAPTTTDPSTTQMDAAAAQPVDPNKQKAE